From the genome of Nisaea sp.:
GGCCTGCACATGCCGGTTGGACAGGTTGATATACAGGCGAAAATCGTCGGGGATCAGGATGATAGCCCGATGCAGAAGCTGCGCGCTTCGCTCCGGCCAACTCCCGGCAAGAGCCGCCCAACGCATGCCTTCAGATGGGCTCAATAGCGCCAGTGCCTGGAAAGACTCACGTTTTTCATCGTCAGCAAGATCCCCCTGCGCAACTTGAGCGCGCAGGGTTTCCTCTAGACTAACTAACGTATTAGCGTCAGGCATATCATTGTCACTCGCCACGTCCGAATGACCCGCGCAAGGGTTAGAGCCCCAGGCGCTCTGATTTCGGAGCGTCCTTAAGCTGGACCCATCCGCCTACTTCCATGCTCCGGTATAGGGCATGAAGGAAGGCCAGAGCCTTGCTGCCTTCATCAACGGAAACGGGAACGTCCGTCTTCCCTGCCCGCCAATAATCGATAACTTCGCGAATATAGGGACCGTGCCCGAGGCCATAGCTGGTCGGCACCTCCTGCGAGAAGGCGGCCTGTACGTCTTCATCGCCAGCTTGCGGCTCGATCGATTCCCAGGTCTCAACCAGATTGATGGCCCGGCCGCCGACCTTGGCCAGGGCTTTGTCGCCGACGATATGGAGGGAGGCCTCGAAATCCCGCGGGCGGGCGGCTGTCGTGGCTTCGATGGTACCCATAGCACCATTCTCGAATCGCACGATTGCTGTCGCCGTATCCTCGGCCTCCAGTTTATTAATCACCGCCCGGCCCTGGGCGCAAACTGCTTCGATCGGGCCGCCGAGCCAACGCATGGCATCAATATGATGGATCGCCTGCTGGGAAAGCACCCCGCCATCCATCCGCCAGCGGCCATGCCAAGGATCGTCATAATAGGACTGGTCCCGGCTCCAGTGCACCCGGATGCCGACTGAAACCAGCTTACCAAACCTGCCCTCATCCATCGCGCTTCGCAGGAACCGCATTGCCGGATTATATCGGTTCTGTTTGATTTCGGCACAGATCAAGCCACGCTCACGGGCAATCCGCGACAACTCCTCGGCATGCTCCAGACGCAGAGCGACCGGCTTTTCGACAATCACATTGATGCCGGCCTCAAGCGCCTTCTTCGCATGCTCGTAGTGATTCCCCGACTCGGTCAGAATGCAAAGCAGGTCCGGTTTCTCGGAGAGCAGCGCATCCATGTCGGCAACCACCGGACTGCCGCCAATATCACCGGCGAAAGATTCCGACTTGGAGCGGTCGAGGTCCGTCACCGCCACGACATCCGCAATATCCGTCAGCTCGTCGCGGAACACCTCCCGGTATCGCGCCGAAACCCGGCCGCACCCCAGAACGCCTATCCGGGCGCGATTTGCCCTGTTCGCTTCCATCCTCACCTTACTCCGCTTACTTCTTGCAAAGCGCTCCACCCGAAATACGGCAGCGCCATTAATGTTGCCCGTCAGACTTTTTCGCTATCATCACCCAAATAGGCGAACCAGGTCTTTGTCGCGTCCGCGATTGAATCCGGATCCCAGAGCGGGGCATCCTTCCAGCGTTCGATATCCGCCAGCATCCGGGCCACACCATCCTCAAAGGAAACTTCCGGCGCCCAGCCCAGCTCGCCCTGCAGCTTGGAGATATCCGCCCACGTTACGTCGGGCTCGCCCGGCCGTTTCGGAACATAGACCACCTCGCCACCAATCAATTCGACAAGCCGGTTGATAGATTGCGGACTGCCACCGCCCGCATTGTAGATTTCGCCGGAATTCTCCGTCAGCGCGGCGGCATGAAATGCGCGCGCCAGGTCAGAGGCATAAATGAAATCTCGTCGCTGTGTGCCGTCACCGACGACCGTGAAAGGTTTCCCAGCGAGCTTTTGACGCAGGAAAACACCGAAGACGGCGCCATAGGCTCCGGTCGTCCGGACCCGAGTACCGTAAGCATTAAAAATACGTACCGAGTTGGCTGGCAGCCCATAGACCTGATGCCAGTGCAAAACCGCCTGCTCGCCCTGATATTTGCTAAGAGCATAGGGATATTGGGGCTGTGCGGGATGCTGCTCAGTGGTCGGCGTGTCAGCCAACCCGTAACAGGACGACGAAGCGGCATAGACGAGCTTCTCGACATTCGCCTCCCGCGCGCATTCGAGAACATGGACAGTGCCTTGTACATTCGTCGCCATATAATCGATCGGCCGCTCGATTGATGGTACGATATCGCCGATTCCGGCGAAGTGGTAGACGAGCCGTGCCCCTTCGAAGGCAGACCGCATGGACTCGATATCCCGGATGTCCGCCTCAAAAATCTTGAGATCCGTATTGTCTGCATGGTGCTTTAGATTCGAGCGATGGCCGCCCGCAAAATTGTCGACCACATTTACACGGAACCCCTCGGACAACAGGAGGTCGACCATGTGGCTCCCAATGAAACCGGCTCCACCGGTAACGACCGCGATCCCGCGTTCGCTGTTCCCAATCATTGAAACCAATCCCCCTGTTGAATTCCGAACCCATCTTCACGATAACTCGCTGCTTAGCACAAGAAGTGGCAATTCGGACAGCACGACCCAATTCGCTGCATCTTATGACAGGATGGGCGTGTGATGCCGACTAAATGGGTTCTCGAATCCGATCTGATTTTCCTAGAGCCAGCAGCGCGTTTTGCCGGACTGAACCCGAATGCCGTTCGTGAGTACCCGGGGCCGACGAAAGTTGCCGCCCTGATCTATCCGTCTCCCTTTTGCCAGAACTCCATCGACTGGATGCGTGCCTTGTCGCACCTTGTAGCCCGCAATCGGGACTTCGAGCTGTTTCTGGTCAATGTGAAATCCGAAAGCGATATGCGGGAAAGCAGCAGGACACGAGTTTATCCCGTTCTCGATGACCAGATCCTCACGCTTCTGAACCAGATAAACCAAGCCGATACGTTAAACCTCGCGCAACAAAGCCGCAGGGTGGAAAACATCTTGGAGCGCCTCAAACAGCGCGCATCCGAAGCCCTGCGCGATGAAATCGCCTATTTGTACAACAAAGAGCGATAGCACGTGCTCCTGGCTAAGCGCGACCGCAGCATGCCGGCCTCTTGAACGGAAACACCGCATCGACTAATGAACTCTATTAGGTCTCGCGGGCGTCTGTTTAGCCTCGACGCGACGCCACTACCAGATCAGGTCCCAATGAAACAGATTCTTGCATCCATTGCTCTCGTATTGAGTCTAGCAGCCTGTAAGTCAGAGGAAGAAGCCATCGATGGCCGGTGGGTCGGCACGATTTCGGATGAAGCGCGCAAAGAACTCCGGATTGACGGCAAAATTGCCGATGACACATTCGTCGTAGTGTTCGAGCCAGATGCCATTCATCTGAACGACACAGTTCGCATGGCTGAATATCTTTCGAACAAAGGACGGACGCTGGTCAAATTCAAGAATGAAAACCGCGTCATGACCATCTACTTCGACGAGGACGATAAAAATAAGATCCGCATGACGGCCGTCAGCTATTTCCGCGGAAAAATCTACGAATTCGAACTGGAACGAGATAGCGACTAACGGAATAAATTCCGGCGTAGGACCTCGGGCCAGAATACAACCACAACACATTGGAATTTCCCCGCATGCCTCCTCACGCTGAGGGTAATTTCCAACGCGGCAGGTGGTTCGGAATTTGAGGCCTCAATCGAGGATATTACCGAGCAAGTGAAATTGGCTTATCAGAACCCTAAGACCGGTATCGAGATCAGCTTGCATAAAGTACAAAGGGTGCATGCGCTTTCCTGGGGCCTACAGGTGAGCCAATTGCTCACAGCCATTGAAACTGATGACCCTTCCTGAATCCGAACCGGAATCTATGGGCAGCCGCCCGGTGCATGCGATCGGCTGGTTCGATGGGCGTTTCGGATACAACGTTCACACCCGGAATTTCTTCGATAATCTTTCAAGATTGATACCTGTCGCGGCCTCGCCACTGATTGGCCTGGACGGGCCATGGCAACAAGATCGTGCCATCCTGACAGCGTCTACGGAACTTGCTCCCCGCGCGACCATCGCCCTGCTGTACGGCGATATGATGGACATTCTCGACGGCGCCCCCGGTAAACGGATTGCTTATACTGTCTGGGAATCGACCGAATTCCCGGCCGGCTGGCTGGATCAGCTAAAGCGCGCCGACGAGATATGGATTCCGACGGCCTGGGGCCGCTCCGTACTTATCGACAACGGGATATCAGCCGATCAGATACACATCATGCCGGAAGGCGTCGACCCTGATGTGTTCAACCCTGAAATAGAACCTACCAACGCACTGATGGCATATGAAGGGTTCAAGTTTTTGAATGTCGGACGCTTCGAAACCCGCAAAGGGACAGAGCTTCTCATCAAGAGCTTCGATGCGGAATTCGGCCCCGGCGATGCGGTACGCCTTGTCCTCTCTTGCGACAATCATCACGATCCGGATTTCGATATAGGACGTATCCTAAGGGAAATGCGGCTTCAGCGCCCGGATCGGATTGTCATTATCCCTCCCGTACGAAGCCATGCCCGGTTCGCCGAGCTGTATCGCGCCTGCGATGCGTTCGTTTCCCCGTTCCGGGCCGAAGGCTGGGGGCTTCCAATCTGTGAGGCCATGGCCTGCGCATTACCCGTGATCGCAACGAACTATAGCGGCCCCACCGGCTTCATGGACGACTCGGCCTATCGCCTTTCCTATAAACTGGCCCCGATTGAGGACAATTATTATCAATCGGCCGCCAATGTTGGCGGGTTTTGGGCCGAACCTGATGCCCAGCATCTGCGAAAATTGATGCGCGAGGTTTACGAGAACAGGGAAGATGCGGCCAAGCGCGGGCGCGCCGGGTCCCGCCACATCCTGGGTAATTTCACATGGATGGATGCAGCCCGGAAAGCTATGGAAGTCCTATCAAGCTGAAAGGGCTCTTTCGGTCAGCCGCTTCCAAACCTCCAGATTGTCACCAAAAGTAGCATCCACGCTGTTTTCTATAGCTGTTTCAAACGCTCGGTCGATGAGTTGCCGATGCCACACCGGATCGGCTGCCAGACGCAGAAGGCCATCTGACAGCTCTTCTGCAACAGTCTCAAGTGTCGCACTGTTGATCCAGATACCGTTTTCCGGACATGCAACATCGCGCAAACCTCCGCCATGCGTTCCAGCAACCACAATGCCTGATGCCATAGCGTCAAGAAGGGGGAGAGCACTACCGCAGAGCCCTCTGAGAGAGATAAGAACATCACAGCCCGCAAGATTATCTCGCCACTCCTCGAGGGCTTCAGCATCCAGATCAACCCACTCACATTCAGCAAGCTCGGGCCAGCCTCGTGTCAAGATACCTTTGATGAAATCAATCGCGAACTGACTACTCCCAAAACAGCCGATCCGTGACACCTGCAAGTGGTCCACGATGTTTCGAGCACTGGGATTAAAGTCCAGATATTCCGCTGATATTCGAAGTGTTTCGACCGACTTCCCAAGGGCGAATTTTTGTAACATCCGACCCGATTCCTCGCCCGGAGCAAGCGTAGCAAGCACAAGGTCGGAGGTGCTAATCCAATGATGGTCGATTTTGAAAAATATATAGGGATTCCAGACGATAGGCGCATGGGGGATCCGTCGCTCATCAAGATAGCGACGCAGGAACTTCCGGCACGCGACATCAAACACCGCAATTGCACCGTGATCAGGCAGATGGTGTGCATCATCTGAGAACTCGTAAAGACCTGCTTCCAGACCTACTGCACGTAACCGATCGATCTGTCCCTGATAGAAACGCCGCTTCTCTGCACGCGCGGGTTCTCCCTCCGCCAGAACAAAGCCAATCACAGGAAAGATCTCCAGAAACCGAGAAGCGCATCATCCATTGCCTGGTCCGTGTATCCGGCAACAGTATGACGCCCAGCCTCCACCAATCCGGCAAGTGCATCGGGGTCAGCACGCAATGACATAATCGTCTCACCTAGCAGGTGAACCAGATTGTCCGGCGTCGCCTCATCGTACCAACGACCATTAGCTGGCGTCGCATAGTCCAGACCACCACCACCATGATATCCGACCACGACACAACCTGCGGCCATCGCCTCGAGAGGTGGGAGCCCAAGCCCTTCATTCCGGCTAAGCGAAAGGAACACGGCACTTTCCGCCATAATCGCGGCGACGTCTCTTGGGTGCCTGTTATGAATACTGGCAAAGGGCGTTACCGCGATATCCGGGTACAGATACCGCAAACCATACATAACCGAACCGAATTCGATCATACGCTTGCGCGGCATATAGCAAATCTGGACTTTTTTCTCGCCCGCCGGGCCTATGAGTGGCCGAATTGCGGGACGGATGACAACCGGATTCGCAATATTGTGGACATCGCGCAGGTACGCGGCGATCGGCTCTGATACACAGAGAAAAGTATCAATCGGGAAATCCGATAACCGTTCGTGAGGCTGCAATGTTCCTCCGAGAAAATAATGATTCTGACAGAAGAAAACGCGCCTCACAGGCATAGACAAGAAACGGTCAAAAACGTGCCTGGGTAACGAATCATGCATGACAAGGATGTCGTCAGGACGAATGGCCAGCTGTTTGCTGTTCTCGAAAACAGCCTCTTGATCGACCCAGGACGGAAGCCCGCCTTCATGCGTGCTGGCCAATTTTGCGTCGAAGCCAGCCCGCCTCAGGCTCGCGACATGAGCCGCCTGCACGATCACGCCACCTATCGGCTGATCAAGATTCCTCACCGTCAAATAAACTATCTGAACCATCAGTTTACGGCGCCGCCTGCTGCTTATAACGGATCGTGGTAGCGCTTCATGCCTATACCGGCGAAAGGCGCTGCTGCCCGGAGGCGTTCGATGATCCGTTTAGTCGCCCGACCGTCGCCGTATGGATTGTCCATATCGGAACAATCCATCGCGGAAGCCTTAGCAATCGCAGTGGCGATAGCATCCCGTTCCGGCGGACAGTCAATCACTGATGAAGCCCGTATCCGGCCATCCTGACGGGTACCGATATTGACCGTCGGTATGCCGAAAGACGGTGCCTCATAGAGGCCGCTGGAAGAATTCCCCACGACCATCGAAGCATGGCGCAACGCCGAGAGATACAGCAATTGACCGAGCGACTCGCGGGCAATGATCCGGGATGAGCGCGCGGTAGCAGCCTCCAGAGCCTCGTTGAGGGCCGCGCCACCACTATCGGCATTGGCATAGGTGACAAGCGACACGTGATCCGCCGGAAGCGCCTCGAGCGCGGTCAGAAGCTCGCCAAACTGCTCTACGGGTGAGCCTTTATCTGCGGTCGCCGGATGGAAGGTCACGACGAGCAAGTGTTTGCCGAGCGGCGCTCCAACTCGCCGCTCCACCTCGTCTTTCGACAGCAACTCGAGAGAGCGGATCGAATCGAGCGCCGGTGTGCCGGTCGTATGCACTGTCGCCGGGTCCTCCCCCATCCGGACCAGACGCGCGCTGGCCTCATCATTGGTGGTGAAGTGCAGGTTCGAGAATTTCGAGATCGCGTGCCTCAGCCCGTCATCAAGCGAGCCTGACGTGACATCGCCACCGGCAATATGCGCAATGGGAATATTCAGCAGATAGGCAGCCGACGCAGCGGCAAAGGTTTCGAAACGGTCCCCCAGCAACAGTACGAGATCCGGTCGCTTCAGACTCCATGCTTTGGTGAAACCGGCCATCCCGGCACTGGTCGACAGCGCGATCTCTTCATGAGAGCCGCCAGTCGCCTCGCAATCGATCCGGCCGGCGATCTCGAAGCCCGCAGATTCAACCTCTTCAACCGTGTTTCCGAACCGGGGCGACAGGTGCATGCCGGTGACATAGAGATCGAGCGCAAAATCCGGCTCCGCTAGAATAGCTTCCAGAACCGGTTTCTGGATGCCGAAATCAGCGCGACTGCCGGTCACGCCGGCGACGATCTGGCGCTGCATGCCGTCAGCCCTGGCGTCCGAGCTTCGGGCTGCTCGGCAGATTAACGATCCGGTCCACCAGATCTTCCGTCACCGGAAGAGAAGCTCGCGGGCATTCGCTATTGAAGGAAAGCTCGTGCATGGGCGTCCAGCAGGGCCGGGCCTGTATGCCGTCCGCATTCAATGCTTCCAGCAGAGCTTCACGCGCGGCCCGGTCAGGCACCATGACCACATTGAGCCAGTAATTGCTCTCGCAGCCTGCAGGCTGACTGAAGAACTGCACGTCCGGAACAGTGGCCAGCGCCGCGCGATACCGCTCCGCTAGTGCCCGCTTCTCCGAAAGAAATTGCGGCAGCATCTCGAACTGAGCGCAGCCAAGGGCCGCGTTCAGGTTCGGCAGCCGGTAATTATAGCCAATTTCGTCATGATCGAAGGCCCAGCGGTGCGGGAGTTTCGCCGTCGTCGTCAGGTGCTTCAACCGCTTGGCCAACGCCTCATCATTGGTCACCACCGCGCCGCCGCCGCCGGTCGTGATCGTCTTGTTGCCGTTGAAGCTGACTGCGGCAAGCTTCCCCCAACTTCCCATCAGCCGGCCGTCCCGGGTGGAACCGAGGCTTTCCGCCGCATCCTCGACCAGAACCAGATGCCAGCGGGCCGCGACCTCGACCAGCCGGTCCATCCGCATCGGATGCCCGAAAACATGCATCGGCACGACCGCGCTGATCCGCCGGCCGGTCTTGCGGTTATACGCGGCTCCGTCACGGACCACAGCGATGTCATCGAGGTAGGCGTCGAGCGCATCCGGATCGAGGCCCAGAGTCTCACCCTCGCTATCGACGAAATGCGGCACCGCCCCCGCATGATAGACAGCATTGCAGGACGCGACGAAGGTCAAAGCCTGGACCAGCACCTCGTCATCCCGCTCGACACCTGCAGCAACCAGAGCGATGTGCAGCGCGCCAGTTCCGTTGACGCAGGCGATGCCGAAACGGGTTCCCGACGCATCCGCCACAAGTTGCTCGAACCGATCGACATAAGAGCCGACGGAGGATACCCAGCCGGTATCGAGACAATCCTTTACGTACTCCCATTCGCGGCCGATGAATTCCGGCTCGTGCAGGGGCAACGGCCGGCTCTCCGGGAGCACGGAGCGCACGGCATCGACAATGGCGGACGGATCGAACGCACTGTTCTTCAGAACGGTAGTCATCAGACCTGGTATCCTTCCGGATAGCGGGCGAGGTTCGCCGGGTCGGTGAACCACTCGATGGTTTTCTCAAGCCCCTTGTCGAAGCCGTCGCGGCCGCCATGTGCCGGCGCCCAGCCAAGACTACCCTCGGCCACCGCAACGCCGGCGAACAAGCGCTCGACCTCGCTGGCGTCAGGACGCATGCGCTGTTCGTCCGAGACAATCTCCACATTGCGGCCCATCACCCGGCCGATGGCCGCTGCCGTCTCACCGATGGAAATCTCGAAACCGCTGCCGATATTGGTCACACGGCCGATGGCCGCGTCGGCTGTCATCGCCGAAACGAAGCCCTGCGCCGTGTCCCGGACGAAGGTGAAATCGCGGGTCGGCGATACGGCACCCAGCCGGATTTCCTCCGCCCCGCGCGCGAGCTGCGTGATGATGGTCGGGATCACCGCACGGGCGGACTGGCGCGGCCCATAGGTATTGAACGGGCGCAGCACCGAAACCGGCAGGCCGAAGCTCTTTTCATAGGATAGCGCGAGATGATCCGCTGCCGCCTTGGAAGCTGCATACGGGCTCTGCGGGTTGACCGGATGTTCCTCTGTGATCGGCACGAACTGGGCGGTGCCATAGATCTCGCTGGTCGAGGTGCAGACGACCCGCTCCGTCTCCCAGAGACGCGCCGCTTCCAGCACGTTCAACGTGCCCGTGACGTTGGTGTCGATGTAGCTCTCTGGCGCCCTGTAGGAGTAAGGAATCGCGATCAGCGCCGCCAGATGCAGGATAGCCGACGCGCCCTTCGCCATGCCGACGACACAGCTCCTGTCGCGAATGTCGCCGAGCTCAATCTGAAGGCCGCCACGCAGCTCTTTCGGAATCGTCTCAAGCCAGCCGGTCGAGCCGAAGGAATTGTAAAGCGCGAGCGCCCGCACTTCCTGGCCTTGTTCCAGCAGCGTTTCAACCAGATGCGAGCCGATGAACCCATCGGCGCCGGTCACCAGAACCGGACCCGTCATGCCTGTCCCCAATAAGTTCGCGCGCGCGGGAACTATGCGTCGCCCGCGTCAGACGCCGGACGATACATCAGGCAAGGGATCGGGTGAAAGCCAGATAAGTCATGCCGTGCAGAAGATCAGGAGCCGGCCACCATTGCATCAGTCACTGCTCCCTTGCGGCGCTCCCAGAACGGAGATGCATCGAACCGCCGCTCCTCGGCATAGATCGTAGCCCTGCTCTGCAAAAACTCCTGGACGCCCCGGCCGACTTTCTCGGCATAGTCGGCGAGCGGCTCTGCGTCGCCGCCAAGCCGGGCTATCGCCGCATCGGCTCCCCTGATTCCGGTCCAGAGCGCGGTTGTCATGCCATGGGACGACAGCGGATCGAAGGCCGCCGCCGCATCGCCGATAGCAACCCAGCCCTCCCCTGTGGCAGGGGCCAGCCAGGTTGTGCCCGCGCTCACCAGATCCGGCGGAGCATCAAGGCTGAATTCGGCGTCACGTAGCCATCGCCCTACATAGGTCGTGCGTTCCAGCATCGCCCGAAAAACAGATGTATCCCGTGTCACATCCCGGGGGAGCAAATCAGGGTCCGTATAAAAATTCAGTATCAACCGACCGCCTGCCTGCAAGGTCGCATACCACCAGCCTTCCGGCACGGTCTCAAGCAGGGTTGCCCGGGTCGGCTCAACCCCGGCATTTTCTTCCTGCGAAAGAACGACGCACAGCGCGACAAGCTGGTCCGCCCGGAGCCGGGCGGCATGATCGGGTGCCTGTATCCCGGCCACCACAGCGGCCCGGCCCGAGCCGTCCAGAATGAACTGGGCGCCGCAGCGCCCCAGCCTGTCCCCGTCGTCAACCTCCAGGATCCAGCCCTCACCACTCCAGTCAAGACCGGTCAGGCGAGCTTCGGCCGGTGCCGCGCCAGCGCCAATGGCAAGTGCCCGCAAATCCCGCTCGAACGCAGCCCGTTCCAGAACCGTGCTCGGCCCTTCGAGATGAACAATCCCGCTGCGTTCCGCCAACTGGTCACTGCCCCAGGCGGAAAACACGGATTGCTCCGGACGATGACAGGCAGCATCGAGCAGTCCGGCCGCGCCGATCTCTTCCAGCATGGGCCTGGCTGCCGGGGACAGATGCTCCCCCGGCAAATTGCCCTCTTTCTGAGCCGGCGCGATCCAGAGAGGAGAGTGACCAGTCCGGAGAAGACGGAGAACGGCGGCAGTCGAGGCGATCCCGCCACCGACCACTGCGATGTCAGCAGTCGAAAAAGCCGCAGCGGTCATTTAGGCAACATGCCGTCCTTCGGTTTCCAGTCGAAACGGAACTCCATCGTGTCCGCACGCCCGACCTCGACATAGACCTCTTTCGGCACCCCGGCGGGTGCATTGTCGTCTCTCGGGCCGGGGAGCTTCACGACAAAGCCCATCCGCTCCCAGAGAGTGATCATGTTGGTGATGCCGTCCCAGTAACTGCCATTGGCATGGTAGCCAATCCCGGCCACGGCACGAGACCAGGCCACCCTGTTGTCAAAGAACTTCCGGCGCTCGCTTGTCGAGAGCGTCTCATCCATCAGTTCCTTGTAATAAGTCTCTGGCAGCACATCGATCGGCAACAGCGCGGGCCACCAGACTGCGGTCGGATAATTCTCCTGCATCAGCACCTGCTGACAGGAGAAAGCATCGCACTGCCAGGGCAGCCCCATCCACCGGGTCAGATCCCCCGCCATTTGCGGGCCAATCGGCGGCGGCGTATCACGGTAACCTTTGAAGGCAATCTCCGGCGTCAGCAGGAAACCGAGATCCTGGATCAAGCTGGGCCGATCGCCATGAGCCAGCCGGAACGGTTCTGCATTCTCGTCGGTGTTCCGCAGGTACATCGGCGCCAGACGCAGATAATAGGTCAGTTCCACTCCCGGATGGAACGCACCGCCAGAACAGGGCTCAAGCGCGGCTTCCGTCAGCGCATGGGGCTGCAGCTCGACCGGCAAATCCTCCAGCCGCTCGACTGCGTCCACCTCGGAATCCTTCCAGTCATCGAAGAACTGCCCTTCCGCCCACATCCGCAGATGCTCGTATTGCTGTTTCGGAAACTGGAACCACTGCAGCGGACTGCCGGAATAATTCACCCCGTCCCCCATCATGTAGGGGATCTTCAGGCGCTCTTCCTTGAAGGCGTCTGGTTTGGTGTTATAGGGATTGCGGAATTTCTCGAAGACGGCAAACCGGAACGCCTTGTTGTTATCCTTCGGGTTTGCCAACTTCTTGATGAAGGCCGGATCTGAGAAGTCGCCGGCATCCAGCCAGCCCT
Proteins encoded in this window:
- a CDS encoding Gfo/Idh/MocA family oxidoreductase; translation: MEANRANRARIGVLGCGRVSARYREVFRDELTDIADVVAVTDLDRSKSESFAGDIGGSPVVADMDALLSEKPDLLCILTESGNHYEHAKKALEAGINVIVEKPVALRLEHAEELSRIARERGLICAEIKQNRYNPAMRFLRSAMDEGRFGKLVSVGIRVHWSRDQSYYDDPWHGRWRMDGGVLSQQAIHHIDAMRWLGGPIEAVCAQGRAVINKLEAEDTATAIVRFENGAMGTIEATTAARPRDFEASLHIVGDKALAKVGGRAINLVETWESIEPQAGDEDVQAAFSQEVPTSYGLGHGPYIREVIDYWRAGKTDVPVSVDEGSKALAFLHALYRSMEVGGWVQLKDAPKSERLGL
- a CDS encoding SDR family NAD(P)-dependent oxidoreductase, with the protein product MIGNSERGIAVVTGGAGFIGSHMVDLLLSEGFRVNVVDNFAGGHRSNLKHHADNTDLKIFEADIRDIESMRSAFEGARLVYHFAGIGDIVPSIERPIDYMATNVQGTVHVLECAREANVEKLVYAASSSCYGLADTPTTEQHPAQPQYPYALSKYQGEQAVLHWHQVYGLPANSVRIFNAYGTRVRTTGAYGAVFGVFLRQKLAGKPFTVVGDGTQRRDFIYASDLARAFHAAALTENSGEIYNAGGGSPQSINRLVELIGGEVVYVPKRPGEPDVTWADISKLQGELGWAPEVSFEDGVARMLADIERWKDAPLWDPDSIADATKTWFAYLGDDSEKV
- a CDS encoding glycosyltransferase family 4 protein yields the protein MTLPESEPESMGSRPVHAIGWFDGRFGYNVHTRNFFDNLSRLIPVAASPLIGLDGPWQQDRAILTASTELAPRATIALLYGDMMDILDGAPGKRIAYTVWESTEFPAGWLDQLKRADEIWIPTAWGRSVLIDNGISADQIHIMPEGVDPDVFNPEIEPTNALMAYEGFKFLNVGRFETRKGTELLIKSFDAEFGPGDAVRLVLSCDNHHDPDFDIGRILREMRLQRPDRIVIIPPVRSHARFAELYRACDAFVSPFRAEGWGLPICEAMACALPVIATNYSGPTGFMDDSAYRLSYKLAPIEDNYYQSAANVGGFWAEPDAQHLRKLMREVYENREDAAKRGRAGSRHILGNFTWMDAARKAMEVLSS
- a CDS encoding glycosyltransferase, giving the protein MVQIVYLTVRNLDQPIGGVIVQAAHVASLRRAGFDAKLASTHEGGLPSWVDQEAVFENSKQLAIRPDDILVMHDSLPRHVFDRFLSMPVRRVFFCQNHYFLGGTLQPHERLSDFPIDTFLCVSEPIAAYLRDVHNIANPVVIRPAIRPLIGPAGEKKVQICYMPRKRMIEFGSVMYGLRYLYPDIAVTPFASIHNRHPRDVAAIMAESAVFLSLSRNEGLGLPPLEAMAAGCVVVGYHGGGGLDYATPANGRWYDEATPDNLVHLLGETIMSLRADPDALAGLVEAGRHTVAGYTDQAMDDALLGFWRSFL
- the neuC gene encoding UDP-N-acetylglucosamine 2-epimerase translates to MQRQIVAGVTGSRADFGIQKPVLEAILAEPDFALDLYVTGMHLSPRFGNTVEEVESAGFEIAGRIDCEATGGSHEEIALSTSAGMAGFTKAWSLKRPDLVLLLGDRFETFAAASAAYLLNIPIAHIAGGDVTSGSLDDGLRHAISKFSNLHFTTNDEASARLVRMGEDPATVHTTGTPALDSIRSLELLSKDEVERRVGAPLGKHLLVVTFHPATADKGSPVEQFGELLTALEALPADHVSLVTYANADSGGAALNEALEAATARSSRIIARESLGQLLYLSALRHASMVVGNSSSGLYEAPSFGIPTVNIGTRQDGRIRASSVIDCPPERDAIATAIAKASAMDCSDMDNPYGDGRATKRIIERLRAAAPFAGIGMKRYHDPL
- a CDS encoding LegC family aminotransferase translates to MTTVLKNSAFDPSAIVDAVRSVLPESRPLPLHEPEFIGREWEYVKDCLDTGWVSSVGSYVDRFEQLVADASGTRFGIACVNGTGALHIALVAAGVERDDEVLVQALTFVASCNAVYHAGAVPHFVDSEGETLGLDPDALDAYLDDIAVVRDGAAYNRKTGRRISAVVPMHVFGHPMRMDRLVEVAARWHLVLVEDAAESLGSTRDGRLMGSWGKLAAVSFNGNKTITTGGGGAVVTNDEALAKRLKHLTTTAKLPHRWAFDHDEIGYNYRLPNLNAALGCAQFEMLPQFLSEKRALAERYRAALATVPDVQFFSQPAGCESNYWLNVVMVPDRAAREALLEALNADGIQARPCWTPMHELSFNSECPRASLPVTEDLVDRIVNLPSSPKLGRQG
- a CDS encoding GDP-mannose 4,6-dehydratase, whose translation is MTGPVLVTGADGFIGSHLVETLLEQGQEVRALALYNSFGSTGWLETIPKELRGGLQIELGDIRDRSCVVGMAKGASAILHLAALIAIPYSYRAPESYIDTNVTGTLNVLEAARLWETERVVCTSTSEIYGTAQFVPITEEHPVNPQSPYAASKAAADHLALSYEKSFGLPVSVLRPFNTYGPRQSARAVIPTIITQLARGAEEIRLGAVSPTRDFTFVRDTAQGFVSAMTADAAIGRVTNIGSGFEISIGETAAAIGRVMGRNVEIVSDEQRMRPDASEVERLFAGVAVAEGSLGWAPAHGGRDGFDKGLEKTIEWFTDPANLARYPEGYQV
- the goxB gene encoding glycine oxidase maturase GoxB, yielding MTAAAFSTADIAVVGGGIASTAAVLRLLRTGHSPLWIAPAQKEGNLPGEHLSPAARPMLEEIGAAGLLDAACHRPEQSVFSAWGSDQLAERSGIVHLEGPSTVLERAAFERDLRALAIGAGAAPAEARLTGLDWSGEGWILEVDDGDRLGRCGAQFILDGSGRAAVVAGIQAPDHAARLRADQLVALCVVLSQEENAGVEPTRATLLETVPEGWWYATLQAGGRLILNFYTDPDLLPRDVTRDTSVFRAMLERTTYVGRWLRDAEFSLDAPPDLVSAGTTWLAPATGEGWVAIGDAAAAFDPLSSHGMTTALWTGIRGADAAIARLGGDAEPLADYAEKVGRGVQEFLQSRATIYAEERRFDASPFWERRKGAVTDAMVAGS